In Afipia sp. GAS231, a single window of DNA contains:
- a CDS encoding MBL fold metallo-hydrolase, whose protein sequence is MIDRRTALKLTLGSVAALTAPAVFAQTQAKPRTKMVFLGTKGGPRVGVGPSNPANLVVVNETPFVIDCGMGVSHQLASAGVPLESVKYIFISHHHSDHNLEYGNLVYNAWATGLSTPIHSFGPKGLEAMTKTYWELNKFDIETRIEDEGRPDLRKLLIAKDITEDGVVLQTPDVKVTAFRTPHPPIMDNFAYKFETPDGVIVFSSDTSYNPKLAEFAKGADVLVHEAIYLPWVDRLVTRVKNGATLKKHLLESHTAPEDVGRIADAAGVKVLVMSHLVPGELDVTDEDWRNEAKKAFKGRIIVARDLMELKLPL, encoded by the coding sequence GTGATCGACCGCCGCACCGCGCTGAAACTGACGCTGGGCAGTGTCGCTGCGCTGACCGCACCTGCCGTCTTTGCACAGACGCAAGCGAAGCCGCGTACCAAAATGGTGTTCCTGGGCACCAAGGGCGGCCCGCGCGTCGGCGTCGGGCCTTCCAACCCAGCCAATCTGGTAGTGGTGAACGAAACGCCATTCGTGATCGACTGCGGCATGGGGGTTAGCCACCAACTCGCCAGCGCCGGCGTGCCGCTGGAATCGGTGAAGTATATTTTCATTAGCCATCACCATTCCGATCATAACCTCGAATACGGCAATCTGGTTTACAACGCTTGGGCCACCGGCCTCTCGACGCCGATACATTCGTTCGGCCCCAAAGGTCTCGAGGCCATGACCAAGACCTATTGGGAGCTGAACAAATTCGACATCGAGACCCGGATCGAGGACGAAGGCCGGCCCGACCTGCGCAAGCTTCTGATCGCGAAAGACATCACCGAGGATGGTGTGGTACTGCAGACGCCCGACGTAAAGGTGACGGCGTTCCGGACCCCGCATCCACCGATCATGGACAACTTTGCCTACAAGTTCGAGACGCCAGACGGCGTTATCGTGTTCTCCAGCGACACCTCCTACAATCCGAAGCTTGCGGAATTCGCCAAAGGCGCCGACGTGCTGGTGCACGAAGCGATCTATCTCCCCTGGGTCGATCGTCTGGTGACCAGGGTCAAGAACGGCGCCACGCTGAAGAAGCACCTGCTGGAGAGCCACACCGCGCCCGAGGATGTCGGCCGCATCGCCGACGCAGCAGGGGTCAAGGTGCTGGTGATGAGCCATCTGGTCCCCGGCGAACTCGACGTCACGGACGAGGACTGGCGCAACGAGGCCAAGAAGGCCTTCAAAGGCCGCATCATTGTCGCGCGGGATCTGATGGAGCTGAAACTGCCGTTGTGA
- a CDS encoding NAD(P)/FAD-dependent oxidoreductase: protein MTMTRRNFLSASAALAVTPVFTGRGAAAPLPREADIVVIGAGAAGIAAARRIMAANRKVIVVEAASQIGGRCQTDSTSFDVPFDRGARWMHNPDTNPMIRLARAAGLEITTAPSGQKIRIGRRYARPGETEEFLAALVRANRAIDEASRKGDVACASVLPKDLGDWAGTAEFVLGANFSGKDLKDVSVGDKARAQDRNTAIACRQGLGTLVAKLGEQVPLSLSTPASRIAWGSRDVTVETPSGKIAARAAIITVSSNVLAAGNIKFNPDIPKRTLDAAAKLSLGSYDRIALQMPGNPLGLARDDVVIEQSNSTRTALMFANMGGSSLCSIDVAGSFGRDLSAQGEAAMVAFATEWLGKLFGSDAAAAVKKSSATRWNAAPFALGAMSVAGPGGQASRKVLTEPIGCMYLAGEATHETLWGTIDGAWESGERAAEAALRRIGALKDAEPVAPVRAQRPQRRAPARQAAPFSPIN from the coding sequence ATGACAATGACCCGCCGCAATTTCCTGTCGGCGTCCGCGGCTCTCGCGGTCACCCCGGTTTTTACGGGGCGGGGTGCGGCCGCGCCGTTGCCGCGCGAAGCCGACATTGTCGTGATCGGCGCGGGCGCGGCCGGCATTGCTGCGGCGCGGCGGATCATGGCGGCGAACCGCAAGGTGATCGTGGTCGAGGCGGCAAGCCAGATCGGTGGCCGCTGCCAGACCGATAGTACGAGTTTCGACGTGCCGTTCGACCGCGGCGCGCGCTGGATGCACAACCCCGACACCAATCCGATGATCAGGCTGGCGCGCGCCGCCGGTCTTGAAATCACCACCGCGCCGTCGGGCCAGAAGATCCGCATCGGCCGCCGCTACGCCCGCCCGGGCGAGACCGAGGAATTTCTGGCAGCGCTCGTGCGCGCCAACCGCGCCATCGACGAAGCCTCGCGCAAAGGCGACGTTGCCTGCGCCTCCGTGCTGCCAAAGGATCTTGGCGACTGGGCCGGTACCGCGGAGTTCGTGCTCGGCGCCAACTTTTCCGGCAAGGACCTCAAGGACGTCTCCGTCGGTGACAAAGCCCGCGCACAGGATCGCAACACCGCGATCGCCTGCCGTCAGGGGCTCGGCACCCTGGTCGCCAAGCTCGGCGAGCAGGTGCCGCTGTCGCTGTCGACCCCGGCCAGCCGCATCGCGTGGGGCAGCCGTGACGTCACGGTGGAAACACCTTCCGGCAAGATCGCCGCACGCGCCGCCATCATCACGGTGTCGAGCAACGTGCTGGCGGCGGGCAACATCAAATTCAATCCCGATATTCCCAAGCGCACGCTCGATGCCGCGGCGAAGTTGAGCCTCGGCAGCTACGACCGGATCGCGCTGCAGATGCCCGGCAATCCGCTCGGCCTCGCCCGCGACGACGTCGTCATCGAACAAAGCAATTCGACCAGAACCGCGCTGATGTTTGCCAATATGGGCGGTTCGTCGCTGTGTTCGATCGATGTCGCCGGATCGTTCGGCCGTGACCTTTCCGCGCAGGGCGAAGCGGCGATGGTTGCGTTTGCGACTGAGTGGCTCGGCAAACTGTTCGGCAGCGATGCCGCGGCGGCGGTGAAGAAATCGAGCGCGACGCGCTGGAATGCCGCGCCGTTCGCGCTCGGCGCGATGTCGGTGGCGGGACCCGGCGGACAGGCGTCGCGAAAGGTCCTGACCGAGCCGATCGGCTGCATGTATCTCGCCGGCGAGGCCACCCACGAAACGCTGTGGGGAACGATCGACGGCGCCTGGGAAAGCGGCGAGCGTGCCGCCGAAGCCGCATTGCGCCGGATCGGTGCGTTGAAGGATGCCGAACCGGTAGCGCCGGTGCGCGCGCAGCGGCCGCAACGGCGCGCGCCGGCGCGGCAGGCGGCACCGTTTTCGCCGATCAATTGA
- a CDS encoding YiiX/YebB-like N1pC/P60 family cysteine hydrolase: MGVMLDTIGQLIAGYLQKEVPGYEPFTPSDPEHLRGVIESGDVLLVEGNNRISGIIKYLTQSTWSHAALFVGPIDGATEPDGEPHVLIEANIGEGVTSAPLSKYYPYHTRVCRPVGLSYEDRTTVCRYAINRIGFGYDTKNIVDLMRFLIPLPVPQRWRRRMIAFGSGDPTKIICSALIAQAFDAVRYPILPKITRAASRKARREILHIRDSSLYMPRDFDISPYFEIVKPTIVHGFDYTALHWADKQKPLPEVAGEFGVFPSSESPPLVPEEIDEAAPLPAAEVTPAAVERRARLRTKAPGLAA; the protein is encoded by the coding sequence ATGGGCGTAATGCTCGATACCATCGGCCAGTTGATTGCGGGGTACCTTCAGAAGGAAGTCCCGGGCTATGAGCCATTCACGCCCAGCGATCCCGAACATCTGCGCGGGGTCATCGAATCCGGCGACGTACTGCTGGTCGAAGGCAACAACCGGATTTCCGGCATCATCAAATACCTCACGCAATCGACCTGGTCGCATGCCGCCCTCTTTGTCGGGCCCATCGACGGCGCGACCGAGCCCGACGGCGAGCCGCATGTCCTGATCGAGGCCAATATCGGCGAAGGCGTGACTTCGGCGCCGCTGTCGAAATATTATCCCTATCACACCCGCGTCTGCCGTCCGGTCGGACTGTCCTACGAAGACCGCACCACGGTATGCCGCTACGCCATCAACCGGATCGGCTTCGGCTACGACACCAAGAACATTGTCGACCTGATGCGCTTTCTGATCCCGCTGCCGGTGCCGCAGCGCTGGCGTCGCCGCATGATCGCCTTCGGTTCCGGCGATCCGACCAAGATCATCTGCTCGGCGCTGATCGCGCAGGCGTTCGACGCCGTGCGCTACCCGATCCTGCCCAAGATCACTCGTGCGGCCTCGAGGAAGGCCCGGCGCGAGATCCTGCATATCCGCGATTCCTCGCTCTACATGCCCCGCGACTTCGACATCTCGCCCTATTTCGAAATCGTCAAACCCACCATCGTGCACGGCTTCGACTACACCGCCCTGCATTGGGCCGACAAGCAGAAGCCGCTCCCGGAGGTAGCCGGCGAATTCGGGGTGTTTCCATCGAGCGAGTCGCCGCCGCTTGTTCCTGAAGAAATTGACGAAGCGGCGCCGCTTCCGGCTGCGGAAGTAACTCCTGCCGCCGTTGAACGCCGCGCCCGTCTGCGCACGAAGGCACCGGGGCTGGCGGCTTAG
- a CDS encoding metal-sensitive transcriptional regulator, with protein MRKDIKASCQKRLSRIEGQVRGLSKMVDEDRYCIDIVTQISAVRAALRRVEEEVLRDHVSHCVEHAITSGNKTDQREKIAELMAVIGRSDR; from the coding sequence ATGCGAAAAGACATCAAGGCATCCTGTCAGAAACGTCTCAGCCGGATCGAGGGCCAGGTTCGCGGGCTTTCGAAGATGGTCGACGAGGACCGCTACTGCATCGATATCGTGACCCAGATATCGGCGGTGCGGGCGGCGCTGCGGCGTGTCGAGGAGGAAGTGCTGCGCGATCACGTCTCGCATTGCGTCGAACACGCCATCACCAGTGGCAACAAGACCGATCAACGCGAGAAGATCGCGGAGCTGATGGCCGTGATCGGCCGCTCCGACAGGTAA
- a CDS encoding heavy metal translocating P-type ATPase, translated as MTKAEHGDHDGGAGKSTCCGGHDHSGHDHHVNHADNGPQTDDTVRVLDPVCGMKVNPATSKHRFDDRGETFHFCSAGCRTKFAADPQKYLEKDSTPQAPVPEGAIYTCPMHPEIRQVGPGSCPICGMALEPEVASLDDGPNPELADMTRRFWIGLVLALPPMILEMGGHLIGGHGLIEPALSNWIQFAFATPVVLWAGWPFFVRGWQSLVTRNLNMFTLIAVGTGVAYLYSVVATVAPGIFPETFRGHGGAVAVYFESAAVITVLVLLGQVLELRARDATSGAIKALLQLAPKTARRVGDDGADHEVEIDSLAVGDRLRVRPGEKVPVDGVILEGRSALDESLVTGESMPVTKESGDKVIAGTLNQSGGFVMRADKVGRDTLLSQIVQMVADAQRSRAPIQRLADQVAGWFVPAVIAVALLAFAAWAYFGPEPRMAYGLVAAVSVLIIACPCALGLATPMSIMVGVGRGAHAGVLIKNAESLERMEKIDTLVVDKTGTLTEGKPKVVSVVTTDDFEVADVVRFAASVERASEHPLADAIVQAAKERNLELGTVEEFDSPTGKGATGKVDGKTVVLGNANYLASLGIDTSSLQAQSELMRRDGATVINVAIDGELAALFAIADPIKVSTRDALKALAAEGIKVIMLTGDNKTTADAVARTLGISDVEAEVLPDQKSAVVTKLQKSGRIVAMAGDGVNDAPALAAAEVGIAMGTGTDVAMESAGITLLSGDLGGIVRARKLSQATMRNIRQNLFFAFIYNAAGIPIAAGILYPAFGLLLSPIIAAAAMALSSVSVVGNALRLRVTEL; from the coding sequence ATGACAAAAGCCGAACACGGCGACCATGACGGCGGCGCGGGAAAATCCACCTGCTGTGGCGGGCATGATCATTCCGGCCACGACCATCACGTCAATCATGCCGACAACGGCCCCCAGACGGACGATACCGTCCGCGTGCTCGACCCCGTCTGCGGGATGAAGGTCAATCCGGCGACGAGCAAGCACCGCTTCGACGATCGCGGCGAGACCTTCCATTTCTGCTCGGCCGGCTGCCGCACCAAGTTTGCGGCCGACCCGCAAAAATATCTCGAGAAGGACAGCACCCCGCAGGCGCCCGTGCCCGAAGGCGCGATCTATACCTGCCCGATGCACCCCGAGATCCGTCAGGTCGGGCCCGGAAGCTGCCCGATCTGCGGCATGGCGCTGGAGCCGGAGGTCGCGAGCCTCGACGACGGCCCCAACCCCGAACTCGCTGACATGACGCGCCGGTTCTGGATCGGTCTCGTGCTCGCGTTACCGCCGATGATCCTGGAGATGGGCGGGCACCTCATTGGCGGCCATGGCCTCATCGAGCCTGCGCTGTCGAACTGGATCCAGTTCGCGTTCGCGACGCCGGTGGTGCTGTGGGCCGGCTGGCCGTTCTTCGTGCGCGGCTGGCAATCGCTGGTGACGCGAAATCTCAACATGTTCACGCTGATCGCTGTTGGTACCGGCGTGGCCTATCTCTACAGCGTGGTGGCGACGGTCGCGCCCGGAATTTTTCCAGAGACGTTTCGCGGCCATGGCGGCGCGGTCGCGGTCTATTTCGAATCGGCTGCGGTCATTACCGTGCTCGTGCTGCTCGGCCAGGTGCTGGAATTGCGCGCCCGCGACGCGACGTCGGGCGCGATCAAAGCGTTGCTGCAGCTTGCGCCGAAAACCGCGCGTCGCGTCGGCGACGATGGCGCCGACCACGAGGTCGAGATCGACAGCCTCGCGGTCGGCGACCGCCTGCGCGTGCGGCCGGGCGAAAAGGTGCCGGTCGACGGCGTCATCCTCGAAGGCCGCTCCGCGCTCGACGAATCGCTGGTCACGGGCGAATCGATGCCGGTCACCAAGGAGAGCGGCGACAAGGTCATCGCAGGCACGCTGAACCAGTCCGGCGGATTCGTGATGCGTGCCGACAAGGTCGGCCGCGACACGCTGCTATCGCAGATCGTGCAGATGGTCGCGGATGCGCAGCGCTCGCGCGCGCCGATTCAGCGGCTCGCCGATCAGGTTGCCGGCTGGTTCGTGCCTGCCGTGATTGCGGTAGCGTTGCTGGCGTTTGCTGCATGGGCATATTTTGGGCCGGAGCCGCGCATGGCGTATGGCCTGGTCGCGGCTGTCAGCGTGCTGATCATCGCCTGCCCATGCGCGCTCGGTCTCGCCACGCCGATGTCGATCATGGTCGGCGTCGGCCGCGGCGCGCATGCCGGCGTCCTGATCAAGAATGCCGAATCGCTCGAGCGCATGGAGAAGATCGACACCTTGGTGGTCGACAAGACGGGTACTCTGACCGAAGGAAAACCAAAAGTCGTCAGCGTGGTGACGACCGATGACTTCGAGGTCGCCGATGTCGTAAGATTCGCGGCCAGCGTGGAACGCGCCAGCGAACATCCGCTGGCCGACGCGATCGTGCAGGCGGCGAAAGAACGAAATCTTGAATTGGGCACGGTCGAGGAGTTTGACTCGCCGACCGGCAAGGGTGCGACCGGCAAGGTCGACGGCAAAACCGTCGTGCTGGGCAATGCGAATTACCTCGCCTCACTCGGCATCGATACCAGTTCGTTGCAAGCCCAGAGCGAGCTGATGCGCAGAGACGGCGCCACCGTCATCAACGTCGCCATCGACGGCGAACTGGCTGCGCTGTTCGCGATCGCCGATCCGATCAAGGTGTCGACACGGGATGCGCTGAAGGCACTGGCAGCCGAAGGTATCAAGGTCATCATGCTGACCGGCGACAACAAGACCACCGCCGATGCGGTGGCACGGACGCTTGGAATTAGCGATGTCGAGGCCGAAGTGCTGCCCGACCAGAAGAGCGCGGTCGTGACCAAGCTGCAAAAGAGCGGGCGGATCGTCGCGATGGCCGGCGACGGCGTCAATGACGCACCGGCGCTGGCCGCCGCCGAAGTCGGCATTGCCATGGGCACCGGCACTGACGTGGCGATGGAAAGTGCTGGGATCACGCTGCTCAGCGGCGATCTCGGTGGCATCGTCCGCGCGCGAAAACTGTCGCAGGCGACGATGCGCAATATCCGCCAGAACCTGTTCTTCGCGTTCATCTACAACGCAGCCGGGATTCCGATCGCCGCCGGCATCCTCTATCCCGCGTTTGGCTTGCTGCTGTCGCCGATCATTGCGGCGGCGGCGATGGCGCTGTCGTCGGTGAGTGTGGTCGGGAACGCGTTGCGGTTACGGGTGACGGAGCTGTAG
- a CDS encoding hydroxymethylglutaryl-CoA lyase codes for MTRLQDVYPENKIILREVGLRDGLQLVKSFPSTSAKQRWIREEYAAGVRHFEVGSFLPAKTFPQFVDVRDIIQTVGSLPGAYGIALALNERGVNEALASGVAEVATVVSATEEHSQANANRTRESAIANVKRLCELRDATEHKPVVNAAISMALGCSIVGAVDPKEVLRITEKLFEAGVDMVAIADTVGYAGPKQVGELTAGAVKIAGSKPICIHLHDTRGMGIANASAALDAGARVLDGSLGGLGGCPFAPGATGNVVFEDLAFLCESKGFKTGIDIEKLVAVRSILKAEMPGEALYGGMARAGLPRGTAAKAA; via the coding sequence ATGACCCGTCTTCAAGATGTCTATCCCGAGAACAAGATCATCCTGCGCGAAGTGGGCCTGCGCGACGGCCTGCAACTGGTGAAGTCGTTTCCGTCCACATCAGCCAAGCAGCGCTGGATCCGCGAGGAATATGCCGCGGGCGTGCGGCATTTCGAGGTTGGCTCGTTCCTGCCCGCCAAAACCTTTCCGCAGTTCGTCGACGTGCGCGACATCATCCAGACTGTCGGATCGCTGCCCGGCGCCTACGGCATCGCGCTGGCGCTAAACGAGCGCGGCGTCAACGAGGCGCTGGCCTCTGGCGTTGCCGAAGTCGCGACCGTGGTCTCGGCGACTGAAGAGCACAGCCAGGCCAACGCCAACCGCACGCGCGAATCGGCGATCGCCAACGTCAAGCGTCTGTGCGAACTGCGCGACGCCACCGAACACAAGCCTGTTGTCAACGCCGCCATCTCGATGGCTCTGGGCTGTTCGATCGTCGGCGCGGTTGACCCGAAGGAAGTGTTGCGGATCACCGAAAAGCTGTTCGAGGCCGGTGTCGACATGGTCGCGATCGCCGACACCGTCGGCTATGCCGGGCCCAAGCAAGTGGGTGAACTGACCGCCGGCGCGGTGAAGATTGCGGGCTCGAAGCCGATCTGCATTCACCTGCACGACACCCGCGGCATGGGCATCGCCAATGCATCTGCCGCGCTCGATGCCGGCGCCCGCGTGCTCGACGGTTCACTCGGCGGCCTCGGCGGCTGCCCGTTCGCGCCGGGCGCGACCGGCAATGTCGTGTTCGAGGATCTCGCGTTCCTGTGCGAGAGCAAGGGTTTCAAGACCGGTATCGATATCGAGAAACTGGTCGCGGTGCGGTCGATCCTGAAAGCGGAAATGCCGGGCGAAGCGCTTTATGGCGGCATGGCCCGCGCCGGCCTGCCGCGCGGGACAGCAGCGAAGGCGGCTTGA
- a CDS encoding CaiB/BaiF CoA-transferase family protein, whose amino-acid sequence MTGTGLPLEGVRVVEMTHMVMGPTCGMVLAQLGAEIIKVEPPDGDKTRSLGGMGTSFFPLFNRGKRSIVLDFAKAEDRETMDRLLASADVFLENFRDGQLDKQGLGPEELRRKHPHLIVAGHKGFLSGPYEHRPALDEVVQMMSGLAAMTGTRDKPQRVGSSANDIMGGMFGAISILAALYQKRGGKKDGVDIRIGLFENCLFLVAQHMVEYEMTGNRPRSMPEREHAWPIYDIFDTAEGDRIFIGVVTEGHWAIFCREFGLKEFSEDPTLTNTTERILARGRIIPRVAEVVRQWKMADLSAKLDELNICFSPINRPEDLLTDPHVLRPGGLVQNFNANGAPFRVPALPIEWNGGNIGEGLKVPVLGADTDAVRAELDKLSSTDNAA is encoded by the coding sequence ATGACCGGGACGGGACTGCCGCTGGAGGGGGTGCGGGTCGTCGAAATGACCCATATGGTGATGGGCCCGACCTGCGGCATGGTTCTGGCGCAGCTGGGTGCCGAGATCATCAAGGTCGAGCCGCCGGACGGCGACAAGACCCGCTCGCTCGGCGGCATGGGGACCTCATTCTTCCCGCTGTTCAATCGCGGCAAGCGCAGCATCGTGCTCGATTTCGCCAAGGCCGAAGACCGCGAGACCATGGACCGGCTGCTCGCCAGCGCTGACGTATTCCTGGAAAACTTTCGCGACGGCCAACTCGACAAACAGGGGCTCGGCCCCGAAGAATTGCGCCGCAAGCATCCGCATCTGATCGTGGCCGGCCACAAAGGCTTTCTGTCCGGTCCCTATGAGCATCGCCCGGCGCTCGACGAAGTCGTGCAGATGATGTCGGGCCTCGCCGCCATGACGGGGACGCGCGACAAGCCGCAGCGAGTCGGCTCGTCCGCCAATGACATCATGGGTGGCATGTTCGGCGCGATCTCGATCCTGGCCGCGCTGTATCAGAAGCGCGGCGGCAAAAAGGACGGCGTCGACATCCGCATCGGGCTGTTCGAAAACTGCCTGTTCCTGGTTGCCCAGCACATGGTCGAATATGAAATGACCGGCAACAGACCGCGCTCGATGCCGGAGCGCGAGCATGCATGGCCGATCTACGATATTTTCGACACTGCCGAAGGCGACCGCATTTTCATCGGCGTGGTCACCGAGGGCCATTGGGCGATTTTCTGCAGGGAGTTCGGGCTTAAGGAGTTTTCCGAGGACCCGACCTTGACCAACACCACGGAACGGATTCTGGCGCGCGGGCGGATCATTCCGCGCGTCGCCGAAGTGGTGCGGCAATGGAAGATGGCCGACCTCTCGGCCAAGCTCGATGAGCTGAACATCTGCTTCTCGCCGATCAACCGGCCCGAGGATTTGCTGACGGATCCGCATGTGCTGCGCCCTGGCGGACTGGTGCAGAATTTCAACGCCAATGGCGCGCCGTTCCGTGTTCCCGCGTTGCCGATCGAATGGAACGGCGGCAATATCGGCGAAGGGCTGAAGGTGCCGGTGCTGGGCGCCGACACCGATGCTGTTCGCGCCGAACTCGACAAGCTTTCCTCAACCGACAACGCTGCGTGA
- a CDS encoding LysR family transcriptional regulator encodes MDSRQLRYFIAVYEQRNLSRAADQANVAQSALSHHISNLESEFAMPLFERKPRGMEPTAAGERLYEHARIILRAMAEAEREIKQGGSVIAGDISIGMANSGVKAIGVPLMRTVLAKYPDLRLSLTESLSGATLLRLMASEVDLALVYNPPSEKDLFAEPVLEEEMFCVGTPKLIGKSKAPITFEELTRLPLILLLHGLSSRALLDDPVLLKRLEANAILHLNSITGMSGALQAGLGCAIATKLFAQEQLAAGTLVAREVIEPKLTRTLYLCRLRNRPMTYVMEEMRRLMLALIAEQVGRGAWEATLLI; translated from the coding sequence ATGGATTCACGGCAGCTCCGCTATTTCATCGCCGTTTACGAGCAGCGCAACCTGTCGCGGGCGGCGGATCAGGCCAATGTGGCCCAATCCGCGCTCAGCCATCATATATCCAACCTCGAATCCGAGTTCGCGATGCCGCTGTTCGAACGCAAGCCGCGCGGGATGGAACCGACCGCGGCCGGCGAACGGCTCTACGAGCACGCCCGCATCATCCTGCGCGCGATGGCCGAGGCCGAGCGGGAAATCAAGCAGGGCGGCAGCGTCATCGCCGGCGACATCTCGATCGGCATGGCCAATTCCGGGGTCAAGGCGATCGGCGTTCCCTTGATGCGCACGGTGCTCGCCAAATATCCAGATCTAAGACTGTCGCTGACCGAAAGCCTGTCGGGCGCGACGCTGCTGCGTCTGATGGCCTCCGAGGTCGATCTCGCGCTGGTCTACAATCCGCCGTCGGAAAAGGACCTGTTCGCCGAACCGGTGCTGGAAGAAGAGATGTTCTGCGTCGGCACGCCGAAACTGATCGGCAAGAGCAAGGCGCCGATCACCTTCGAGGAATTGACGCGGCTGCCGCTGATCCTGCTGCTGCACGGATTGTCCTCCCGCGCGCTGCTCGACGATCCCGTGCTGCTGAAGCGGCTGGAGGCCAATGCGATCCTGCATCTGAATTCGATCACCGGCATGTCAGGCGCCCTGCAGGCCGGACTGGGCTGCGCCATCGCGACCAAACTGTTCGCGCAGGAGCAGCTTGCCGCCGGCACCCTGGTGGCGCGGGAAGTGATCGAGCCGAAACTGACCCGCACGCTCTATCTCTGCCGTTTGCGCAACCGTCCCATGACCTATGTGATGGAAGAAATGCGCCGCCTGATGCTGGCGCTGATCGCCGAACAGGTCGGGCGCGGCGCCTGGGAGGCGACGCTTTTGATCTGA
- a CDS encoding MFS transporter, which translates to MSALEIDAGTRLAANSSGADAISQRLEALPASSYVWRLVILLSLGGCFEIYDLFFTGYIAPGLTRSGLLTTTTQAFFGFSGIGAFVAATFAGLFVGTFFLGFLADRFGRRAIFTYALLGYSAASVIMAFQSTSEGLLLWRFIAGIGIGVEIITIDAYITELVPSRMRGRAFAVNQSVMFIAVPIVAFLSWWLVPLKPYGLDGWRWVVLIGVAGSMVIWVLRLFVPESPLWLARHGRTDEALKILAKLEAAAGRATAPPKPAPRMVPASAPVKVGFSDLFRPPYLPLVAMFMVFNFCQAFGFYGFANWVPTLLVEKGITVTKSLEYSFIVAFAYPIAPLLAASFADRLERKWIICGACVAIILFGAAFSQLTAPALLILSGVLLTAANMTMSYAYHAYQTEVFPTAIRARASGIVYSMSRVSAMFSGFIVAHMLKVGGVGGVFGLITSAMILVILVIATFGPNVRGKPLDA; encoded by the coding sequence ATGAGCGCGCTCGAGATCGACGCCGGCACCCGTCTTGCGGCCAATAGTAGTGGCGCGGACGCGATATCGCAGCGGCTCGAAGCGCTGCCGGCCTCATCTTATGTCTGGAGACTCGTGATCCTGCTGTCGCTCGGCGGCTGCTTTGAAATCTACGACCTCTTCTTCACCGGCTATATCGCGCCGGGCCTGACCCGCAGCGGCCTCCTGACCACGACGACCCAGGCCTTTTTCGGCTTTTCCGGAATCGGCGCGTTCGTCGCCGCGACCTTTGCCGGGCTGTTCGTCGGCACGTTCTTCCTGGGGTTTCTCGCCGACCGGTTCGGGCGGCGCGCGATCTTTACCTACGCGCTATTGGGCTATTCCGCGGCGTCGGTGATCATGGCCTTCCAGTCGACATCCGAAGGGCTGTTGCTGTGGCGCTTCATCGCCGGCATCGGCATCGGCGTCGAGATCATCACCATCGACGCCTACATCACCGAACTGGTGCCGAGCCGGATGCGCGGCCGCGCGTTTGCGGTCAACCAGTCCGTCATGTTCATTGCCGTGCCGATCGTGGCCTTTCTCTCCTGGTGGCTGGTGCCGCTCAAACCCTACGGCCTCGACGGCTGGCGCTGGGTGGTCTTGATCGGCGTCGCCGGCAGCATGGTGATTTGGGTGCTGCGATTGTTCGTGCCGGAAAGCCCGCTATGGCTGGCGCGCCACGGCCGGACCGATGAGGCCCTCAAAATTCTGGCAAAACTGGAAGCCGCCGCCGGTCGCGCCACGGCGCCTCCGAAGCCGGCACCCCGCATGGTGCCCGCGAGCGCACCCGTGAAGGTCGGCTTCAGCGACCTGTTCCGCCCGCCCTATTTGCCGCTGGTCGCGATGTTCATGGTGTTCAACTTCTGCCAGGCGTTCGGCTTCTACGGCTTTGCCAACTGGGTGCCGACGCTGCTGGTCGAGAAGGGCATCACGGTCACCAAGAGCCTGGAATATTCCTTCATCGTGGCCTTCGCCTATCCGATCGCGCCGCTGCTGGCGGCCAGCTTCGCCGACAGGCTCGAGCGCAAATGGATCATCTGCGGCGCCTGCGTCGCGATCATTCTGTTCGGCGCGGCGTTCTCGCAGCTGACGGCGCCGGCGCTCCTGATCCTGAGCGGCGTGCTGCTCACGGCCGCGAACATGACGATGTCCTACGCCTATCACGCCTACCAGACCGAGGTGTTCCCGACCGCGATCCGCGCGCGGGCGTCCGGGATCGTCTATTCGATGAGCCGGGTCAGCGCGATGTTCTCCGGCTTCATCGTCGCCCATATGCTGAAAGTGGGTGGCGTCGGCGGCGTGTTCGGCCTGATCACCTCGGCGATGATCCTGGTCATCCTCGTGATCGCGACCTTCGGCCCCAACGTCCGCGGCAAGCCGCTGGACGCCTGA